A portion of the Adhaeribacter radiodurans genome contains these proteins:
- a CDS encoding DUF7009 family protein: MKLRIQGNSLRLRLSEAEVTQFADAGQIEETISFSPDKTNALRYLLQQTSDKEVSVQFNHNTIVVSIPETMAQKWVDTDLIGFDDLIDLGNEKQLRIVVEKDLDCKH; encoded by the coding sequence ATGAAACTCAGAATCCAGGGAAACAGTTTGCGTTTGCGCCTCTCCGAAGCCGAAGTTACTCAATTTGCCGATGCAGGTCAGATAGAAGAAACGATTTCCTTCAGTCCCGACAAAACCAATGCTTTGCGTTATCTTTTACAACAAACTTCTGATAAAGAAGTTAGCGTTCAATTTAACCACAACACCATTGTTGTTTCTATTCCTGAGACAATGGCGCAAAAATGGGTAGATACAGATTTAATTGGCTTTGATGATCTAATTGACTTAGGTAATGAAAAACAGCTGAGAATTGTAGTGGAAAAAGATTTAGATTGTAAACATTAA
- a CDS encoding molybdopterin molybdotransferase MoeA — protein sequence MITVEEAFARINANKVELPVTEVSLAEAVGKVLREPIYADRDFPPFHRVTMDGIAIRYEAYQAGEDTFPIEGLQLAGAPAQTLTNKDGCLEVMTGAILPRHTDTVIRYEDVTITERRGKRYAHILAAPKMRLQNVHQQGSDRRATDLLISEGTLLSPAEIAVAATIGKSSLKVTQAPRVAIISTGDELVEVTQTPLPHQIRKSNSYMLQAAMREQNVLADVFHLIDDKALLLSELQEKLKKYDVLVLSGGVSKGKADFIPEVLQELGVQQLFHEVAQRPGKPFWFGKHAAGPVVFALPGNPVSTFVCYYKYIQPWLRSVLGAAPTWSLQAHLTTEVTFNPKLTYFLPVKLFVASTGIWRAQPVTIGGSGDFAGLLTADGFLELPPDQIKFSAGDTFPFIGFRR from the coding sequence ATGATAACAGTAGAAGAAGCTTTTGCCCGAATCAATGCTAACAAAGTGGAGCTGCCTGTTACGGAGGTGAGCTTAGCGGAAGCCGTTGGAAAAGTATTACGCGAACCTATTTACGCCGATCGGGATTTTCCTCCTTTCCACCGCGTAACTATGGATGGCATTGCGATCCGGTACGAGGCATACCAAGCTGGGGAAGATACTTTCCCGATAGAAGGTCTGCAATTAGCCGGGGCACCTGCCCAAACCTTAACGAACAAAGACGGGTGTCTGGAAGTAATGACGGGGGCCATCTTGCCCCGCCATACCGACACCGTAATCCGCTACGAAGATGTAACCATTACCGAACGGCGAGGTAAACGCTATGCGCATATTCTGGCTGCCCCTAAAATGCGCCTGCAGAATGTACACCAGCAAGGTTCCGACCGACGCGCTACTGATTTACTAATATCGGAAGGTACCCTACTTTCTCCTGCTGAAATAGCGGTGGCAGCTACTATTGGTAAATCCAGTTTAAAAGTCACGCAAGCGCCCCGGGTGGCCATTATCTCTACTGGTGATGAGCTGGTAGAAGTTACCCAGACTCCTTTACCGCACCAGATTCGGAAATCAAATAGCTACATGTTGCAGGCAGCTATGCGCGAACAAAACGTGTTAGCTGATGTTTTTCATTTAATAGATGATAAGGCCTTATTATTAAGCGAACTCCAGGAAAAATTAAAAAAATACGACGTGCTGGTGTTAAGCGGGGGCGTTAGTAAAGGCAAAGCCGATTTTATTCCGGAGGTGTTACAGGAATTAGGCGTGCAACAGCTTTTCCACGAAGTAGCCCAACGTCCCGGAAAACCATTCTGGTTTGGGAAACATGCGGCTGGTCCGGTGGTTTTTGCGTTGCCGGGTAATCCGGTTTCTACGTTTGTTTGTTATTATAAATATATCCAACCTTGGTTGCGGTCTGTTTTGGGTGCCGCGCCAACGTGGTCGCTGCAAGCGCATTTAACCACCGAAGTTACATTCAACCCCAAGCTTACTTATTTTTTACCGGTGAAACTATTCGTGGCATCCACCGGAATCTGGCGGGCTCAACCGGTTACTATTGGCGGCTCCGGCGATTTTGCGGGCTTACTAACCGCCGATGGGTTTTTAGAACTGCCGCCGGATCAAATCAAGTTTTCGGCGGGTGACACCTTCCCGTTTATAGGGTTCAGACGGTAG
- a CDS encoding MoaD/ThiS family protein, whose protein sequence is MQLKIRLFGITKDIIGQTWLSLDIPEASKVQDLLHNLQTTYPGLTKLHSVLVAVNDEYAKPEITLKPNDEIALIPPVSGG, encoded by the coding sequence ATGCAATTAAAAATTCGCTTATTTGGTATTACAAAAGACATTATTGGTCAGACTTGGTTATCACTGGACATTCCAGAAGCTTCTAAGGTTCAGGATTTGCTTCATAACTTACAAACTACTTATCCGGGTTTAACAAAACTACACTCAGTTCTAGTAGCCGTAAACGACGAATACGCAAAACCTGAAATAACTTTAAAACCCAACGACGAAATTGCTTTAATTCCACCGGTAAGTGGCGGATGA
- a CDS encoding molybdenum cofactor biosynthesis protein MoaE has product MIALTDQPINTEEIIATVQSDGAGAINVFIGTVRNNTQKKTVVRLEFEAYESMALKKMQELADLASERWPVQKVAIVHRTGLLPIGEAAVVIAVSTPHRKASFEACEFIIDTLKEIVPIWKKEIFEDGEVWVAAHP; this is encoded by the coding sequence ATGATTGCTTTAACCGATCAACCCATTAATACAGAAGAAATAATTGCGACCGTACAATCGGATGGTGCCGGAGCAATCAATGTATTCATTGGCACCGTCCGGAATAATACCCAGAAAAAAACAGTAGTGCGGTTAGAATTTGAGGCTTACGAATCCATGGCCTTAAAGAAAATGCAGGAACTGGCAGATTTGGCTTCTGAACGCTGGCCGGTGCAAAAAGTAGCTATTGTGCATCGTACCGGCTTATTGCCTATTGGCGAAGCAGCCGTAGTGATTGCCGTTTCTACGCCGCACCGCAAAGCATCTTTTGAGGCATGCGAGTTTATCATAGATACTTTAAAAGAAATTGTGCCTATCTGGAAGAAGGAAATTTTTGAAGATGGCGAAGTCTGGGTAGCCGCCCATCCTTAA
- a CDS encoding rubredoxin domain-containing protein, with product MEKRDLVRVFARGGVVSPGDLKQILTTANEFGNEVIHFGSRQDILFPVSIRSKTILDSTFQDIRTDYDFGGKHYENIVSSYVAADILPATSWLHSDTYLYILDDFDKYRPQLKVNIADPRQTLVPLFTGNLNFVASKQENYWYLYLSLPEYNNKLVCWPALIYTFDVVRTVKALEAVYQDQPNLPITGLYDQTNASIKANNRPLQSELELPTVPFPTYEGMNKMAGDKYWLGLYWRNNQYTISFLQALCDLCVQTNIGKISITPWKSFIIKGIAERDKIKFEKLLGKFGINMRHSSLELNWHLPVLDEEALQLKRYLVRTFDQNDISTEGLTFAIKTVPMSLFTSMVIEKKPASKYSDKYELLPTYNVLYCRDFNPNKRDYQTYAKDVLQEDLAPLLMELSRLYYEQLDYEPEVKISKPAVEQKSLHPVYQCSHCLTVYDQAFGDESAGISAGVTFEELPQTYACSLCEAPKKEFVKLHLEKASH from the coding sequence ATGGAAAAAAGAGATTTAGTGCGGGTATTTGCGCGGGGTGGAGTAGTGTCGCCGGGAGATTTAAAGCAGATCTTGACGACCGCCAATGAGTTTGGGAACGAGGTTATTCATTTTGGGTCACGGCAGGATATTTTGTTTCCGGTAAGTATTCGCAGCAAAACTATTCTGGATAGTACTTTTCAGGACATTCGCACGGATTATGACTTTGGCGGCAAGCATTACGAAAATATAGTTAGCTCGTACGTAGCCGCTGATATTTTACCCGCTACCAGTTGGCTGCACTCCGATACCTATTTGTATATTCTGGATGATTTTGATAAGTATCGGCCTCAACTAAAAGTAAATATTGCTGATCCCCGGCAAACGTTGGTGCCGTTGTTTACCGGAAATTTAAATTTTGTGGCTTCCAAGCAGGAAAATTACTGGTACTTGTATCTGAGTTTACCCGAGTACAACAATAAATTAGTTTGCTGGCCGGCCTTAATTTATACGTTTGATGTGGTGCGTACGGTTAAGGCTCTGGAAGCAGTTTACCAGGATCAACCTAATCTACCCATTACCGGTTTGTACGACCAAACCAACGCCAGCATAAAGGCAAATAACCGGCCTTTGCAAAGTGAACTGGAATTGCCAACTGTCCCTTTCCCAACCTACGAAGGCATGAACAAAATGGCCGGGGATAAATACTGGCTGGGATTGTACTGGCGTAATAACCAATACACCATTAGTTTTTTGCAGGCGCTTTGCGATTTATGCGTGCAAACCAATATTGGTAAAATCAGCATTACGCCCTGGAAATCATTTATTATCAAGGGTATTGCCGAACGCGATAAGATTAAATTTGAAAAACTGCTGGGTAAATTCGGGATAAACATGCGGCATTCATCGTTGGAATTAAACTGGCACTTGCCGGTGCTCGACGAAGAAGCTTTGCAGTTAAAGCGTTACCTGGTACGCACCTTCGACCAGAACGACATCAGCACCGAAGGTTTAACTTTCGCGATTAAAACGGTGCCCATGAGTTTGTTTACATCCATGGTAATCGAAAAAAAACCAGCTTCGAAATATTCCGATAAGTACGAACTGCTGCCGACTTACAATGTGCTGTACTGCCGCGATTTCAACCCAAACAAACGCGATTACCAGACTTACGCCAAAGATGTGTTGCAGGAAGACCTGGCACCCTTGCTCATGGAATTAAGCCGCCTGTACTACGAACAATTAGATTACGAGCCCGAAGTAAAAATCAGTAAACCGGCTGTAGAGCAAAAATCGTTGCACCCGGTTTACCAATGTTCGCATTGCTTAACGGTTTACGACCAAGCTTTCGGCGATGAAAGTGCAGGTATTTCGGCCGGGGTAACTTTTGAAGAGCTGCCCCAAACCTACGCTTGTTCGCTGTGCGAAGCGCCTAAAAAAGAGTTTGTAAAGCTACATTTAGAGAAGGCGTCGCATTAA
- a CDS encoding Nif3-like dinuclear metal center hexameric protein, which translates to MNLPKNNSSFLTSVTDRRAFINALTKAVGASVLLTSPFVSQAENSNYPQQSYTVKQIIDLFLKEIPEAPFDKTVDTLKSGSADTKVTGIITTMFATIEVIRKAIDLKANFIIAHEPTFYSHQDDTDWLQKDEVYQYKANLLKQHNIAVWRNHDYLHTHKPDGVMAGLIAALGWQKYVQPETQARFVLPATSFKDLVAHVKSKLNIQMVRYMGEPTQSCRKVLLLPGASGAKRHIAEIEKEKPDVVLVGEAQEWETVEYVRDAQAKGDKLSLVLLGHAVSEEPGAEWMASWLKAKVPGLKVTHVASRNPLSFM; encoded by the coding sequence ATGAACCTACCGAAAAATAACTCCAGCTTTTTAACCAGTGTTACCGATAGAAGAGCCTTCATAAATGCGTTAACTAAAGCCGTCGGGGCTTCGGTATTGTTGACCAGTCCGTTTGTGTCTCAGGCGGAAAATTCAAATTATCCGCAGCAATCGTATACGGTAAAGCAAATTATTGACTTGTTTCTGAAGGAAATACCGGAAGCCCCTTTTGATAAAACCGTAGATACTTTAAAATCAGGTAGTGCTGATACAAAGGTCACCGGCATAATTACTACGATGTTTGCTACCATAGAAGTTATCCGGAAAGCCATTGACTTAAAAGCTAACTTTATAATTGCGCATGAACCTACTTTTTATAGCCACCAGGATGATACGGATTGGCTACAAAAAGACGAGGTTTACCAGTACAAAGCTAATTTGCTAAAACAGCATAATATTGCCGTTTGGCGCAACCACGATTACCTGCACACCCACAAACCCGATGGTGTAATGGCTGGGCTGATTGCTGCTTTGGGTTGGCAAAAATACGTGCAGCCGGAAACCCAAGCCCGTTTTGTTTTGCCGGCCACTTCTTTTAAAGACTTAGTCGCGCATGTGAAATCAAAATTAAACATCCAGATGGTGCGCTACATGGGAGAACCTACGCAATCCTGCCGGAAAGTTTTACTTTTGCCCGGTGCATCCGGAGCCAAAAGACACATAGCGGAAATTGAAAAGGAGAAGCCCGATGTAGTGCTGGTGGGGGAAGCTCAGGAATGGGAAACGGTAGAATACGTGCGGGATGCTCAAGCCAAAGGCGATAAGCTGTCGTTGGTATTACTGGGTCATGCGGTGAGCGAAGAGCCCGGAGCCGAATGGATGGCTTCGTGGCTCAAAGCAAAGGTGCCCGGCTTGAAAGTAACGCATGTGGCATCTCGGAACCCGCTGTCATTTATGTAA
- a CDS encoding nitrate reductase, giving the protein MKKNKSHRFKTTCSYCGVGCGIVVEQDAKGKIRVEGDAEHPVNRGMLCSKGLNLHYVVSDHSDRLLYPEMRWAKNQPRQRVSWDTALDRAAAVFKTIIDKYGSDSVGFYASGQCLTEEYYIVNKLVKGYLGTNNLDTNSRLCMSSAVVGYKMALGEDAVPASYDDIELADCFLIAGANPAWCHPIIYRRLEQHKEQHPDTKVIVVDPRRTQTCTLADLHLQINPGTDIILYHAIARYLIEENLIDDAFVQNHTDGFENFKNFVFQTSLEEAAFTCDVSVSDIKLAATYIGQANGFISMWAMGLNQSVIGVDKNLALLNLSLITGKIGRPGSGPLSLTGQPNAMGGREVGGMANLLSAHRDLANPVHRQEVANYWGVPSVPAQPGLTATEMFQALRDDKLKAVWIICTNPLVSLPDAGLIEEALKKARFVVVQDISNKADTLQYADLVLPAAGWLEKEGTMTNSERRISYLNKVVSPPGEALPDVEILCRFAKKMQFSGFDYKRPDEIYEEHARLTKGTNIDISGLNYEALQEKRSIQWPVPALGHEGTPRLFTDQQFYTPNKRAKILTPATIYNQSEPVSPEFPLILTTGRVRDQWHTMTRTGKVNKLKQHLGKPFLEINPLDAALRDINDGDTVEIVSQRGKVRVNAVVTTDIKTGVIFLPMHWGKILNRDFGRTNNLTNTLVDPKSKEPDFKFSAVQVQKYQKPFEKIVIIGAGAAAYRFINTYREKNLTDDIHVFSQEAFPFYNRVLLPEYLNGHLNWEQLEKFKNGELAKLDVYLHESTGIRSINRVAKTVTDTHGKVHTYDKLIIATGSRAFVPKDVPMELPGIFTMRNRGDADRLKTFLNHQGHVVIVGGGLLGLELAASLREIDTQVSIVQLSSRLMERQLDLISGDLLREHIDEMDVKVYFNDQVQTIFPNKNEPGLVVNLKSGKTVPCNAVVYAVGTRPNVELALDAEIACGRGIQVNDYLQTTTDPDIFAMGEVAEFKGVVNGITAAAEQQADVAARFLAGDFSSYYSGSIFMNILKLADLDLCSLGLVEVPDNSPDYEEVIFTDKAKRYYKKCIIHQDKLVGAILMGDKSEFAEFKTLIENKIELSEKRMELLRSGKPIAPVMGKLVCSCNNVGEGNLTAMVKGGCTDFRQLCQQSGAGLGCGSCKPEVKAILERALPSEPISV; this is encoded by the coding sequence ATGAAAAAGAATAAGAGCCATCGTTTTAAAACTACCTGTTCGTACTGCGGCGTGGGCTGCGGCATTGTGGTGGAGCAAGACGCAAAAGGTAAAATTCGGGTAGAAGGCGATGCGGAGCATCCGGTAAACAGAGGCATGCTTTGCTCCAAAGGATTGAATTTGCATTACGTCGTTTCGGACCATTCCGACCGCTTGTTGTATCCCGAAATGCGCTGGGCCAAAAACCAACCGCGCCAACGGGTAAGTTGGGACACCGCATTAGACCGGGCCGCCGCCGTTTTTAAAACCATTATCGACAAGTACGGATCCGATTCGGTAGGTTTTTACGCTTCCGGACAATGCCTCACTGAAGAATACTACATCGTAAACAAACTGGTAAAAGGCTATTTGGGAACGAATAACCTCGATACTAATTCTAGGTTGTGCATGAGTTCGGCAGTGGTAGGTTATAAAATGGCCCTCGGCGAAGATGCCGTACCCGCCAGCTACGACGACATTGAACTAGCGGATTGTTTCTTGATTGCCGGCGCAAATCCGGCCTGGTGCCATCCTATAATTTACCGGCGCCTGGAGCAGCATAAAGAACAGCATCCGGATACGAAAGTAATTGTAGTAGACCCGCGTCGCACCCAAACCTGCACCTTGGCCGACTTGCATTTGCAAATAAATCCGGGTACCGATATTATTTTGTATCACGCCATTGCCCGTTACCTCATCGAAGAAAATTTAATCGATGATGCTTTTGTGCAGAATCATACCGATGGATTTGAAAATTTTAAAAATTTTGTTTTTCAGACCAGTTTGGAAGAAGCGGCTTTTACCTGCGATGTGTCGGTTTCGGATATTAAGCTAGCGGCTACTTACATTGGCCAAGCCAACGGTTTTATTTCGATGTGGGCTATGGGCTTGAACCAGAGCGTTATCGGAGTAGACAAAAATTTAGCTTTATTAAACTTGTCGCTGATAACCGGAAAAATTGGGAGACCAGGTTCCGGACCTTTGTCCTTAACCGGACAACCGAATGCCATGGGGGGCCGCGAAGTAGGAGGGATGGCTAACTTGCTATCCGCGCACCGCGATTTAGCAAACCCGGTACATCGGCAGGAAGTAGCGAATTACTGGGGGGTACCCAGTGTACCCGCTCAGCCCGGCCTCACCGCTACCGAAATGTTTCAGGCTTTGCGCGACGATAAATTAAAAGCCGTCTGGATTATTTGTACCAACCCTTTGGTAAGTTTACCCGATGCCGGCTTAATTGAGGAAGCTTTGAAAAAAGCGCGCTTTGTGGTGGTACAGGATATTTCGAACAAAGCCGATACCTTGCAGTACGCTGATTTAGTATTGCCGGCGGCGGGTTGGCTCGAAAAAGAAGGCACCATGACCAACTCGGAACGTCGCATTAGCTACTTAAACAAAGTAGTATCGCCGCCCGGCGAAGCTTTACCGGATGTAGAGATTCTTTGCCGCTTCGCCAAGAAAATGCAGTTCTCCGGGTTTGATTACAAACGACCCGACGAAATTTACGAAGAACACGCCCGCCTGACCAAAGGGACTAATATTGATATAAGCGGCTTAAACTATGAAGCCTTACAGGAAAAACGCAGCATTCAATGGCCGGTTCCGGCATTGGGTCACGAGGGTACACCCCGCTTGTTTACCGACCAACAGTTTTATACGCCCAATAAACGCGCTAAAATTTTAACGCCGGCTACAATTTATAACCAATCGGAGCCAGTGAGTCCGGAGTTCCCGCTTATTTTAACGACCGGCCGGGTACGGGACCAATGGCACACCATGACGCGCACCGGGAAAGTAAATAAACTGAAGCAGCACTTAGGCAAACCGTTCCTGGAAATTAACCCGCTCGATGCCGCCCTACGCGATATCAATGACGGCGATACCGTGGAAATTGTAAGTCAGCGCGGTAAAGTTCGGGTAAACGCCGTGGTTACTACCGATATTAAAACCGGGGTAATATTCTTGCCCATGCACTGGGGGAAAATATTAAACCGCGATTTCGGCCGCACCAATAACTTAACCAATACCCTCGTCGACCCAAAATCGAAAGAGCCGGATTTTAAATTTTCGGCGGTACAAGTACAAAAATATCAGAAGCCCTTCGAGAAAATAGTAATTATTGGTGCCGGAGCAGCGGCTTACCGGTTTATCAATACCTATCGGGAGAAAAATCTTACCGACGACATTCACGTGTTTTCGCAGGAGGCTTTTCCGTTTTACAACCGCGTGTTATTGCCCGAATACCTGAACGGCCACCTGAACTGGGAACAGCTCGAAAAATTTAAAAATGGTGAACTGGCTAAGTTAGACGTGTACCTGCACGAGTCAACGGGAATCCGTTCTATTAACCGGGTAGCCAAAACCGTTACCGATACGCACGGCAAAGTACATACCTACGATAAACTAATTATTGCCACCGGAAGCCGGGCCTTTGTGCCGAAAGATGTACCCATGGAACTGCCAGGTATTTTTACCATGCGGAACCGAGGCGATGCCGACCGCTTAAAAACTTTCCTGAACCACCAGGGCCACGTGGTAATTGTGGGTGGTGGATTGCTAGGTTTAGAACTGGCAGCTTCCCTGCGCGAAATAGATACCCAGGTTTCTATTGTGCAACTGAGTTCACGGCTTATGGAGCGGCAACTCGACTTAATTTCCGGCGATTTGCTGCGCGAGCACATCGACGAGATGGACGTAAAAGTTTATTTCAACGACCAGGTACAAACCATTTTCCCTAATAAAAATGAACCCGGGCTGGTAGTAAATTTAAAAAGCGGTAAAACGGTGCCGTGTAATGCCGTAGTTTACGCCGTAGGCACGCGACCTAATGTAGAATTGGCGCTGGACGCCGAAATAGCTTGCGGCCGGGGAATTCAGGTAAACGATTATTTGCAAACTACCACCGATCCCGACATTTTTGCCATGGGCGAAGTAGCTGAATTTAAAGGCGTGGTAAACGGAATTACAGCTGCCGCTGAGCAACAAGCCGATGTCGCCGCTCGGTTCCTGGCCGGTGATTTTAGTAGCTATTATTCCGGCTCTATTTTTATGAATATTTTAAAATTAGCCGATCTGGATTTGTGTTCTTTAGGGCTGGTAGAAGTGCCGGATAACAGTCCGGATTACGAAGAAGTAATATTCACCGATAAAGCCAAGCGCTATTACAAAAAATGCATTATTCATCAGGATAAGCTAGTTGGGGCTATTTTGATGGGCGATAAAAGCGAATTTGCCGAGTTTAAAACCCTCATCGAAAATAAAATTGAATTATCGGAGAAGCGCATGGAACTGCTTCGGTCGGGTAAGCCGATTGCGCCGGTAATGGGTAAACTGGTGTGCTCCTGCAACAACGTAGGTGAAGGAAACTTAACCGCTATGGTAAAAGGCGGCTGCACCGATTTCCGGCAACTATGTCAGCAATCCGGTGCGGGTCTGGGCTGTGGGTCCTGCAAACCCGAAGTAAAAGCTATCCTGGAACGAGCTCTACCATCTGAGCCTATTTCGGTGTGA
- a CDS encoding NTP transferase domain-containing protein, whose protein sequence is MTSFENKPAHQKHVALSRPKLGHFGRTELAILGTPCGNIKKLAFAITAKLSGKLKIAYVDADHKSADAEASNGPDVNTALAYGSFLEYTDKITFQRLDYRTNWNEYQQKTFFQSADLVLVNGNHFPAQAQIIVIDPAKPLEKKLDKLTNVRLILLQEGVTEVPDFIQKHVTDITQIPVLSITEIEKITDFIAGFYQQNIPVLNGLVLAGGKSTRMQSDKGLLQYHDQDQRTHVHQLLSTVCVEAFVSCNSTQAADLEDKLPYLEDRFLNLGPKGGILTALQHDPNVAWLAVACDLPFLSKETLDYLVQHRDHTKMATAFYDSDGKFPEPLLTIWEPRSYALLLQFLSLGYSCPRKALINSDVKLLTIPNVTELRNVNDQAAYKEVLTDLHQKR, encoded by the coding sequence GTGACTTCATTCGAAAATAAACCCGCGCACCAGAAGCATGTTGCTTTAAGTCGACCCAAGTTAGGACATTTCGGCAGAACAGAATTGGCTATTCTGGGTACACCCTGCGGTAATATCAAAAAGTTAGCCTTTGCTATCACGGCAAAATTATCCGGAAAATTAAAAATTGCTTACGTTGATGCCGATCATAAAAGTGCGGATGCCGAAGCAAGTAACGGTCCGGATGTAAATACCGCCTTAGCCTACGGTAGTTTTCTGGAGTATACCGATAAAATTACTTTTCAACGGCTGGATTACCGGACTAACTGGAACGAATATCAGCAAAAAACATTCTTCCAGTCGGCTGATTTGGTTTTGGTAAATGGTAACCATTTTCCGGCCCAAGCCCAGATAATCGTGATTGATCCGGCAAAGCCATTAGAGAAAAAACTAGATAAGCTCACCAACGTACGACTGATATTATTACAAGAAGGCGTTACGGAAGTGCCCGATTTTATTCAAAAACATGTAACAGATATAACTCAAATACCAGTCTTATCCATCACCGAAATCGAGAAAATTACAGACTTTATAGCTGGATTTTACCAACAGAACATACCTGTTTTAAATGGATTGGTTTTAGCGGGTGGCAAAAGTACCCGCATGCAAAGTGACAAAGGCTTATTGCAGTATCATGACCAAGACCAACGTACGCACGTACACCAATTGCTAAGCACTGTATGTGTGGAAGCATTTGTATCGTGCAATTCTACGCAAGCAGCGGATTTAGAAGATAAATTACCTTACCTGGAGGATCGTTTTTTAAATTTAGGACCAAAAGGCGGCATTTTAACGGCTTTGCAGCACGATCCTAATGTGGCTTGGTTAGCAGTAGCCTGCGATCTGCCTTTTTTAAGTAAAGAAACCCTCGACTATTTAGTACAGCACCGCGATCACACCAAAATGGCCACCGCTTTTTATGACTCGGATGGCAAATTTCCGGAGCCATTATTAACTATCTGGGAGCCGCGTAGCTATGCTTTGTTGCTGCAGTTTTTAAGTTTAGGTTATTCCTGTCCGCGCAAAGCTTTAATTAACTCCGATGTGAAATTGCTTACTATTCCAAATGTAACAGAACTGCGTAATGTAAATGACCAAGCGGCTTATAAAGAAGTATTAACCGACCTACATCAGAAAAGATAA
- the moaC gene encoding cyclic pyranopterin monophosphate synthase MoaC, with the protein MEPEKTFSHLDAAGNPAMVDVSAKSETKRTAIAQSIVVLGDEIMQHLSNGDIQTKKGPVFQTAIIAGTMGAKKTSDLIPLCHPLGLESCKFQIQVNEANEVVIQCTASLTGKTGVEMEALTGASVAALTIYDMCKAFSHDIVIKETRLISKTGGKSDFIRK; encoded by the coding sequence ATGGAACCAGAGAAAACTTTTTCGCACCTGGATGCGGCCGGAAATCCGGCAATGGTAGATGTAAGTGCGAAAAGCGAAACAAAAAGAACAGCCATTGCCCAGAGTATTGTGGTGTTGGGCGATGAAATAATGCAGCATTTAAGCAATGGCGATATTCAAACCAAAAAAGGGCCGGTGTTTCAAACGGCGATTATTGCCGGTACCATGGGCGCTAAAAAAACTTCGGACTTGATTCCCTTATGTCACCCGTTGGGTCTGGAAAGCTGTAAATTTCAGATTCAGGTAAACGAAGCCAACGAAGTGGTTATTCAATGCACAGCCAGCTTAACCGGCAAAACCGGCGTTGAAATGGAAGCATTAACCGGGGCCAGCGTTGCCGCCTTAACTATTTACGATATGTGCAAAGCTTTTTCGCACGACATTGTTATTAAAGAAACCAGATTAATTAGTAAAACCGGAGGTAAAAGTGACTTCATTCGAAAATAA